In Uranotaenia lowii strain MFRU-FL chromosome 2, ASM2978415v1, whole genome shotgun sequence, one genomic interval encodes:
- the LOC129741592 gene encoding uncharacterized protein LOC129741592 encodes MNSTIRGRGAGRGGDRLLRPTREPDMGLAMRANEVEVVISEFDPDNIRGQTAEEWLAELDSMAEIFGWDPRRTLLYACMRLKGPAKFWYDGYKQELRTWDIFKDKFLENFPTVVDTAGIHRKLLNLKRRPEQSVESYFHEIVAMGRKIKLSDDLIKQYLINGLPYASTRAVMAQDPAVTLPQFLAALIRVERAAKDNIRKRDIEYNGRGGHIRTPAKRFADGQSRDDAARASTSYSQTPQRQTPNKTTTESSSSKIAYTTPTSQKRQCFICRSEDHLARRCPQKKDFRTPVVPNRATM; translated from the coding sequence ATGAATTCGACGATTCGAGGTCGCGGAGCTGGCCGAGGAGGCGACCGCCTTCTGAGACCCACCAGGGAACCGGATATGGGTCTTGCAATGCGCGCTAATGAAGTCGAAGTGGTAATATCAGAGTTTGATCCTGACAATATTCGAGGCCAAACTGCCGAGGAGTGGCTGGCCGAACTGGATTCCATGGCTGAGATTTTCGGCTGGGATCCCAGACGTACTCTGCTATATGCCTGTATGCGGCTCAAGGGGCCAGCCAAATTTTGGTACGATGGATACAAACAGGAGCTTCGGACTTGGGACATCTTTAAAgacaaatttcttgaaaattttccaactgTCGTAGATACGGCTGGTATCCATCGGAAGCTACTGAATCTAAAACGCAGACCGGAACAATCAGTTGAATCATACTTTCACGAAATAGTGGCGATGGgtcgaaaaataaaactgtcTGATGACCTCATTAAGCAATATTTGATAAACGGACTTCCATACGCTTCGACACGAGCAGTCATGGCACAGGATCCTGCCGTGACATTGCCGCAGTTTCTAGCTGCATTGATAAGAGTCGAACGCGCTGCCAAGGACAACATCAGGAAAAGAGACATCGAATACAACGGACGAGGAGGCCACATCAGAACTCCAGCCAAGAGATTCGCCGACGGTCAGTCACGTGACGATGCAGCGCGAGCTAGCACATCTTATTCCCAAACTCCTCAAAGACAAACACCGAACAAGACCACTACCGAGTCTAGTTCGTCCAAAATAGCCTATACGACACCAACAAGTCAGAAAAGGCAATGTTTCATCTGCCGATCTGAAGACCACCTCGCGAGAAGATGTCCTCAAAAAAAGGATTTTCGCACTCCGGTGGTACCGAATCGCGCCACCATGTAA